TGGGCCCATTCGGCGCAGCTTCGGGCCACATCGGTGGCATAGACGGCGGCCGCGCGCATGTCCGCCCGCAACGCCGGGGTGAGGTCTGCATCGCCGGCAACGGCTGCCTCGGCGGCGGCAAAGGCATCAAGCACCAAGAGACGAGCGGCGCGCCACGCCGCGACGTGGTGCGCAAGCCCCTTCTGGAAGGTCGGGCGACTGGCCAATGACGCCATATCGCTCATTCGGTACTTGGTAGCGGCCAACTCGGCGACATCATCAAGCATGCTCTTGGACACCCCGAGTGCCCACGATGCGTGACCGGCGGCCGTCACTGGCATTAGGCCCATCCGAGTAGCCGGCGAGCTACCCCGGTACGGCACGCGGGTGAACAGCGGAAATGTCCGATGAAACGGCACGAACACATCCTCGGCGCTGTAATCGTAAGATCCAGTTCCCTTGAGCCCCTGCACATACCAGCCGTCGTTGAATTCGATGTCTTCCCGCGGCACCACGGCCACCCGCATGTCGGGGATGCCTTCGCTGACCCAACGCATCTGGCCATCGTCCATCGGAAAGAACCCGGCGGCGATGTATTGCGAATGACCGATGCCTGAGCCGAAACTCCACGATCCGCTCAACCGGTAACCGCCGTCGACCGCGCTCCCCTGTCCGTTGGGAAAGAACTGGCCGCCCAGGGTGACTTGGTTGTCATGAGCACTGAACACCTCGGCAAAACCCTCGTCGGGTAGATACGTCGCGGCCGCGAACCTCGACGGCAGGTTAGCGATGCCGATCCAGCCGAAAGAACCATCCTGCCAGGCCATTTCGATCCAGGTCTCGATCATGTCGGCAAACGACGGCTCAACACCGCCGGCTGCGACCGGACTGATCGCCGCCATCAGCCCGCTCGCCCACATCTCATCGACAATCGCGTCGGTGAGGGTGCGTATCCGCTCGGATTCGGCGGCCTCGGCCCGCACCAGGCCGCGCATCCCCCTGGCCAAAGCAACGACTTGGCCACTCACTTCGGCTGTCGACGTCATTGCTGTTTCCTATCTACTTCACTGGGGAAAGCCAAAAAGCTGGACCACCCCGTGATCGCGGCCAGCCGTATAGCCGCCGTCGACGGCAATCGCCTGACCGGTGACGAAGGAGGCGTCCGCCGACAACAGGAAGGCCGCCATTGCCGCGACCTCGTCCGGCCGGCCCAACCGCTGTAGGGCATGTTCAGTGGTGATCGACGCCTGGGGACCCGCCATCCCGGGCATGCCGAAGACGCTCTCGGCCATCGGCGTTGCGATGAAGCCCGGGCAGATCGCGTTGGCCCGAATGCCGCTGGGCCCATAGTCGAGTGCAATGTTTTTGGTCAACAGCACCACACCACCTTTGGCGGCGTTGTATGAACTGCCGCCGGCGGTGCCTTCAAGCCCCTCGATGCTGGCCAGGGTCACGATTGAGCCACGTTCGCCGTCGATCCGGGATTGCTCGATCATCCTCGCCAGCGCCGCCTTGGCGACCAGGAATGTGCCGGTGAGGTTGATCGCGATGACCCGGTCCCATTCGGCCCGGCCGAGCAGATGGACTGGGCCGCCGCCGGCAACCCCGGCGGAATGGACGACACCGTCGAGCCGGTCGGGCACCGCGTCCATGACCGCGGCAACCGCGGCTTCGTCGGTCACGTCGGCGGTCACGAACGTGAACCGCGGGCCGAAGTCCGGCGCCGAGGCCAGGTCGGCGCCGACGACGGTGCCGCCTTCGTCCAGCAGGCGGCGGGCCGTGGCCAGGCCGATGCCCGACGCCGCACCCGTCACGACGAAGGTGCGCGAGCGGGCACGATCAGCACTTATCACGTCGGTCCCTTCTTGCGGCGGCCTTCGATTGCTCAGCCGGTACGACCGACCCCGCGCCGGCCGCATTGGATAGCCAAAGGAAGTCTGACACCGTAGCCGCCTCGTCGATCGCGTTTCGCTGAAGAATCGCACACGTCGGCGACTCAGCTCGGATTCTCTACCGCCCGCGCGCGGCAGCCGGGATCGGAAGAAAGCCCAATAGGTCGGTGAGACAGGTCTATTTCCATTGCGGCGCAAGGCAATTAGCGAAGTTGGTGATGTCGTCATGGGCAGAATCCGCGCTGGCGTGGGCGAAATGTGGGTAGTATCGGCCCATGGCGGGCGGTGTGGTTCCGCTTAACATGTCGTGGCCGTTGGTGGGACGTGAGGATGAGCTCGAGTGGGCGGCGGCCGTTCGGCGCAACAGGCGATGTCCCGGTTTGGTCGTCAGCGGCGCGACGGGGGTTGGCAAAACTCGGTTCGCGAGGGAGGTGATTGCCGCCGCGGCCGCGGATCGTCGCGTTACGGAGTGGGTCCAGGCCACGCAGGCCGCCGCGTCGGTTCCGTTCGGTGCGCTCGCCGCCTTGGTGCCTTCTAGTCCCCCGTCCCAGGAACGGATCCAGCTGTTTCAGCTATGCGCCGAGGCGCTGCGCGAGCGCGCGCGTTCGCAACGCCTCATCCTGGGCGTCGACGACGCGCATCTTCTTGACCCAGCTTCGGCGGCGCTGGTGCTGCATCTTGCGGTAAGCGGCACAGCGTTCGTGGTGGCCACCGTGCGCGCGGGCGAACGCTGCCCAGACTCGATTGTGGCGCTGTGGAAGGACCTCGGGGCGCCGCGTCTTGAGCTCCAACAGCTTGGCGCCGACCAAACAGCCGCGCTGATCGAGGCGGTCCTGTCCGGCGAGGTCGCACCAGACGTGAGCCGGTGGGCATACGGCATCAGTGACGGCAACGTCTTGTATCTACGCGAGTTGGTCAACGGTGCGCTGGCCAGCGAAGCGCTCGTGGCCGAGGGAGGGCTGTGGCGGCTGCGCTCGCGCCCGGAGCCGAGTACCGCGCTGGTGGATCTGATCTCGCGCAGCATCGAGGGGCTGGACAAGGCCGAGCTCGACACCGTTCGGCTGCTCGCGCTCGGCGAGCCGCTCAAGCTCGACACCGTGCTTCGTTGGGGCGGTGCCGGACAGCTGTCCGCGCTGGAAGCCAAAGGTCTGGCGGTGGTGGATCCGGCTACAACCGTGACCGGTGGCCACTACGTGCGTCTTGCCCACCCCCTCTATGGCGAAGTGGTGCGGGATGCGACGCCGACCCTGCGCGGCATGCAGCTTCGACTGCATTTGGCGCAGGCCGTACTTGCTGGCGGACTCTCCCGACCCGGGGACGCGCTCAGGGCGGCAACCTGGTTTGAGGATGCCGGCGCCAAGCCCGATGAGCCGCTACTTCTCGCGGCGGCGCGCGAAGCCAATGCCTGCGGCGATCCCGATCTCGCGCAGCGCTTCATCCACCGGACACCCGGCGCGCCCAGCGCGCAAAAATCGCTCATTCTGGCCCGCGCCCACGAGCTTCGACGCCGTTTCGGCGACGCGGAGGCGATCCTCGCCGACTGGGAGGGCAAGCTGGCGACCGAGGACCTTGCGGTCGACTACCTGCTGGAGCGGGCGCTTCGGGTCCAGCATCGCTGTCTGCGTCACACAGACCAAGCCCTGCGGCTGCTGGACCGGGCCAACGCGTGGTTCGGCGGTGCACAGTGGCGCGATCGGGTCGATTCGATTCGGCTGATGATCCTGGCGACTAACCGCGGTGCGGGACCCGCGCAGGTCATCCAAGCAGCCGAAAAGGTGCTCGACAACGACTACCTCGCTTCAGACATCCGCCGCCTTACGATGACGGCGTACGTACGCAGCTTGCACGACGTCGGTAGGTCGGCCGAGGCCCTGCAGCTGACCCAGCGACTCCATCGAACCATCCCGTTGCGCGACGACGCCGACGTCTACACATTCTGGGCCTGGACGTTGGTGCGTCTGGAGACCGGCCATGAGTGGACGCAGACCGAGCGGTGGCTCCTCGATGCCGACCACCACCTATCACGCGTTGACGATCCCGTGTCCCACGGCCAGATCGCGGTCGCGCTTAGCCTCTTTGCGTTGGCGCGCGGCCGGCCGCTGACCGCGATGCGCCGCGCACGCGAAGCGATCGCAGCCATGCCGCGGCCCGATCCGTCGCGCCGGGTACCGACACTGGCCTGGGTGTGCCTGGTCATCGGCGCCGCGATGCGCGGCGACGTCGGTGCCGCGCGCGAGGCGGAGGCGGGCTATCGCGAATCCATCGCCGGGGCACCAGTGGGTTTTTTGGCGCCCCAGGACATCAAAGCCCGGGCCGCGTTGGCCATCGCGGAGGGCGATCTGCGCGCGGCCTGCCGTATCCTGCTGGACGGCGTGGCCGCCGACGAGGGAATGCTGATCGACCAGGCCCACCTGCTCCACTGGGCGCTGCGCGCCGGAGTCGAACCCAAGACCGTCGCGGCGCAACTGGACCCGATCGCAACCACCGTGGGTGTACCGCTCGTCGGTGCCTTCGCGCTGCACGCCAGGGCTTTGGCCGCAGGTGACGCCGCGGGATTGCTGACGGCCGCCGACGCGTTCGCAGAGATCGGCGCCTGGCTCTGGGCGGCGGAGGCCTCCGGACACGCTGGGGTCATCGCGTTGCGCGAGGACAAGCGTGACTCGGCTCGCAGGGCGATGGCGCGAAGCGCACAACTGCGGGCCAAGTGTGAGGGCGCTCGGTCTCCGATCCTCGACGCCATCGACCTCGCGCCGGTCGAGCTCACCGACCGTGAGCGCGAGATAACTGCCCTGGCGTCGAACGGGGCGTCGAACGCCGAAATCGCCGAACGCCTGGTGCTCTCGGTGCGCACCGTCGAATCACACCTCTATCGCGCAATGCGCAAGCTCGGTGTCAGCAGCCGCGATCAGCTTCGACCCCGCTGAACACGACCGTATTCCCCGGCCGATGCTGCGATATCAGCAAGCCGAAATTCAGAAGCAGGCCAGCAAGACCCGCTCCCAGTCGGGAGCGCATCCTGTGGTCGGCCCTTTCACAGCTCCGCGCCCGAACGCCGCGCCAGGTCTCGCGCGGATCGAGTGACCAACCTCGGGTTGTGATCGGGGCCCGGAAACCACGGGCCGCCCGGTAGGTCAGTGGTCAATTGGTCGATCGCAGCGGCTATCGCCGACGGTGTTCCGGGGCGAAACGTCGAAATCCACTCGCCGTTCAACGCACGTGACGTGCTCACCAATACGCGGCCCTCGGTGGTGTCGACGATGCTAACGTCGACCTCCGCGGCGGCATACAGGTCTGCGTCGCAGCGGCAACCGACGACTATCTCGACGCATCTGCGCGGGCCGCCGAACACCGACTCCACCACCGATCGAGCCGATTCGGCAATATCCAAGTAATGAGCAACTTCCGCCACCGAGGCCCCGGCCTGAAACATCTCATCGGCCAGAGACCCCACTTCAGTCGGCAGACTCACCTCGTCGAACCGCGCCGGCGACCGGTCCACCAACCCCACACCGAGGACCGGAATCAGCGCCCCGGCGGCGCA
The nucleotide sequence above comes from Mycobacterium decipiens. Encoded proteins:
- a CDS encoding SDR family NAD(P)-dependent oxidoreductase, which codes for MISADRARSRTFVVTGAASGIGLATARRLLDEGGTVVGADLASAPDFGPRFTFVTADVTDEAAVAAVMDAVPDRLDGVVHSAGVAGGGPVHLLGRAEWDRVIAINLTGTFLVAKAALARMIEQSRIDGERGSIVTLASIEGLEGTAGGSSYNAAKGGVVLLTKNIALDYGPSGIRANAICPGFIATPMAESVFGMPGMAGPQASITTEHALQRLGRPDEVAAMAAFLLSADASFVTGQAIAVDGGYTAGRDHGVVQLFGFPQ
- a CDS encoding helix-turn-helix transcriptional regulator produces the protein MAGGVVPLNMSWPLVGREDELEWAAAVRRNRRCPGLVVSGATGVGKTRFAREVIAAAAADRRVTEWVQATQAAASVPFGALAALVPSSPPSQERIQLFQLCAEALRERARSQRLILGVDDAHLLDPASAALVLHLAVSGTAFVVATVRAGERCPDSIVALWKDLGAPRLELQQLGADQTAALIEAVLSGEVAPDVSRWAYGISDGNVLYLRELVNGALASEALVAEGGLWRLRSRPEPSTALVDLISRSIEGLDKAELDTVRLLALGEPLKLDTVLRWGGAGQLSALEAKGLAVVDPATTVTGGHYVRLAHPLYGEVVRDATPTLRGMQLRLHLAQAVLAGGLSRPGDALRAATWFEDAGAKPDEPLLLAAAREANACGDPDLAQRFIHRTPGAPSAQKSLILARAHELRRRFGDAEAILADWEGKLATEDLAVDYLLERALRVQHRCLRHTDQALRLLDRANAWFGGAQWRDRVDSIRLMILATNRGAGPAQVIQAAEKVLDNDYLASDIRRLTMTAYVRSLHDVGRSAEALQLTQRLHRTIPLRDDADVYTFWAWTLVRLETGHEWTQTERWLLDADHHLSRVDDPVSHGQIAVALSLFALARGRPLTAMRRAREAIAAMPRPDPSRRVPTLAWVCLVIGAAMRGDVGAAREAEAGYRESIAGAPVGFLAPQDIKARAALAIAEGDLRAACRILLDGVAADEGMLIDQAHLLHWALRAGVEPKTVAAQLDPIATTVGVPLVGAFALHARALAAGDAAGLLTAADAFAEIGAWLWAAEASGHAGVIALREDKRDSARRAMARSAQLRAKCEGARSPILDAIDLAPVELTDREREITALASNGASNAEIAERLVLSVRTVESHLYRAMRKLGVSSRDQLRPR
- a CDS encoding acyl-CoA dehydrogenase family protein, with protein sequence MTSTAEVSGQVVALARGMRGLVRAEAAESERIRTLTDAIVDEMWASGLMAAISPVAAGGVEPSFADMIETWIEMAWQDGSFGWIGIANLPSRFAAATYLPDEGFAEVFSAHDNQVTLGGQFFPNGQGSAVDGGYRLSGSWSFGSGIGHSQYIAAGFFPMDDGQMRWVSEGIPDMRVAVVPREDIEFNDGWYVQGLKGTGSYDYSAEDVFVPFHRTFPLFTRVPYRGSSPATRMGLMPVTAAGHASWALGVSKSMLDDVAELAATKYRMSDMASLASRPTFQKGLAHHVAAWRAARLLVLDAFAAAEAAVAGDADLTPALRADMRAAAVYATDVARSCAEWAHLVAGTSSIREGSRLERAFRDMYTGTQHAFISEKVAIDSAQIWLGLIEDQFGL
- a CDS encoding ESX secretion-associated protein EspG, with product MNVEPDVVELTVDHARFIAETLGAGSFPSVLAITTPHQDTAEHKAWSACQSAELTRMGVLSARGVVEPAVADLVRVVCFADRWLDLRHVACAPAAGAWELLRGVVARCDDVSAETVVALRHGELITLAALDICAAGALIPVLGVGLVDRSPARFDEVSLPTEVGSLADEMFQAGASVAEVAHYLDIAESARSVVESVFGGPRRCVEIVVGCRCDADLYAAAEVDVSIVDTTEGRVLVSTSRALNGEWISTFRPGTPSAIAAAIDQLTTDLPGGPWFPGPDHNPRLVTRSARDLARRSGAEL